DNA sequence from the Halobacterium sp. DL1 genome:
ACGAACGGCCAGTTCGCCACCACGCTCGCGGAGACGACCATCCTGATGTTCACTGGCGTGGCCGTCGCCATCGCCTTCCGCGCGGGCATCTTCAACATCGGGGCGCAGGGCCAGCTCGTCGTCGGCGCGCTGCTCACCGCTGTCGTGCTCGTCTACGTCGCGCCCGCGTTCTCGGGACTCGGCGTCGTTGCGACGCTCGTCCTGCTCCCGTTCGGCCTGTTGCTCGGCGCGCTCGGCGGGGGCGCCTACGGGGCGCTCCCCGGCGCGCTGAAGGCGTACGCGGACGCCAACGAGGTCATTACAACCATCATGCTGAACTTCGTCGCCACCTCCGTCGCGCTCTACCTGGTGTCGGACCACTTCAAAGACCCCGAGAGTTTCGCCGACCAGACCGTGGCGATCCCCGACTTCTCGCTGTTCCCGTCGATGCTGTTCCGGGCGCGAGACGACTTCTCGCTGGTCGCGCTCGGCATCGGCGTGCTCACACTCGTCGGCATCTGGTACGTCCTCACCCGGACGTCGTTCGGCTACGACGTGCGCACGAGCGGCCTCCAGCCGGACGCCGCCGAATACGGTGGGGTCGATGCAGACCGGACCATCGTGTCCAGCATGGCGCTGTCCGGCGCGCTCGCTGGCGTCGGCGGCGCAGTGTACGTGTTGATGATACTCGGGAACTTCCAGACTGGAGTCCCGTCGTACGGCTTCGACGGCATCACCGTCTCCATCCTCGCGGGCAACAACCCGCTCGGCGTCGGCTTCGCTGCGTTCCTCTTCGGCGTCCTGAAGAGCGGGTCCATCGTCGTCCAGGTGGGCTCGGACGTGCCGCCGGAACTGGTGGGCGTGCTCCGCGGGCTCATCATCCTCTTCGTCGCCATGCCGGAGTTCTTCCGGATGGCTGGTCGGAAGTTCTACTCGGTCCAGCCGACGGGGAACCGCGCTGTCGCCGCGGACGGCGGAGGTGGTCACGATGAGTGAGGCGTCCATCCGCGGCCGCGCCGGGTCGGCAGTCCGGAACGCCCGCGAGCGACTCTTCGAGGGGCGCAGCCCTCTCCAGCAGATCGTCATCGCCGTCTCGTTGTTCGCCGGGGTCGCGCTGCTCGCGGGGGGCATCTTCGCACCGAACTCGACGGCCTCGGACCTGCTCACCATCTTGTTCGCGGACTCGACGCTCGCCGCCACGCTGCGGCTATCCGTCCCCATCGCGTTCGCCGCGCTCGGTGGCATCTTCGCGGAGAAGAGCGGCGTCATCAACATCGGCCTCGAGGGCCTGCTCATCATCTCCGCGTTCACGGGCATCTGGGCGACGGACATCACCGGCAGCGTCTGGCTGGGGCTGCTCGGCGGTATCGTCGCCAGCACGCTGCTCGCGGGCCTGTTCGCGGTGGTCTGCATCGAGTTCCGCGCCGACCAGATCATCGCCGGTCTCGCCGTCTGGCTCATCGCGCTCGGCCTCGCGCCATTCGCGTCCTCCGTCGTCTACGGCGGGACCACCACCGTCAGCGTCCCCACCTTCCAGACGCTGCCGAACATGAACGTGCCCGTGCTCTCGGCGCTCGTCACGACGCCGCTCGGCTTCGTCGTCGAACTCCCGGTCTTCGGCGTGCTCGACCTCGAGTCGTCGCTCGTCGGCATCCCGTTCTTCGGGGCGCTGTTCGATGCCAACCCCACTGTCTACCTGATGTTCGCGGCCGTCGCGCTGTCGTGGTACACGCTCAACCGCACCGCGTTCGGCCGGTGGGTGGTCGCCAGTGGCGAGAACCCGAAGGCACTCGACACCGCCGGCGTCAACGTCCACCGCGTGCGCTACGCCGCCGTCCTGCTGTCGGGCGTGCTGGCGGGCGTCGGGGGCGCGGCGCTCGCGCTCGGCATCGGCCAGTTCACTGGGAACGGCCCGACGATGGTCAACGGCAAGGGGTTCATCGCCATCGTCGCCTACCTGTTCGGGAACTACAACCCCATCGGGGCGTTCCTCTCGACGATGCTGTTTGCAGGCCTCGACGCCGTCCAGTTGACCCTCCAGGCGCGTGACGTCTTCCAGGTTCCGCGGCCGCTCGTGCGCACCATCCCGTACGTCACCGTCATCATCGTGCTCGCGCTGTTCGGTCGCACCCGCCTGCCGGAGGCGGCCGGCGACAACTACGAGTCCGGCGAGGGCGAGTGAGGCCGGCGTCGGCCCACAGACAGCCCTCCATCGGAACGGGTGATATGCAGCGCCCGAGGCGCCGTGTCGGCTCTGTCACTGGATTTCTGTGGAAACGACCGTGGTTCAGAAGTCACTGACTGCACACCACCTACTGTTTTGCCCGCGCCGGAAGAAGGCATAGGCATGGACGAAGCCGACCTGCTGTCTGCCGCGCGCGACTCGCTCGACGACGCGTACGTCCCGTACTCCGAGTACCCCGTCGGCGCCGCCATCGAGACGGCCGACGGCGAGGTGTACGTCGGCTGCAACATCGAGAACGCCAACTACTCCAACAGCCTCCACGCCGAGGAGGTCGCCATCGGGGAGGCCATCAAGGACGGCCACCGGGAGTTCGAGCGCCTCGTCGTCACGTCCGCCGAACGCGACGCGGTCACGCCCTGCGGGATGTGCCGCCAGACGCTCGCGGAGTTCTGCGACGACGAGCTGCCGGTGCTCTGCGACGCCGGCGAGGACTTCGAGCGCTACACGCTCGGCGAGTTGATTCCCGACACGATCACGCCCCAGATGCTCGGGAAGTGAGCAGGTCGACGAACGTCGCCCTGTTCAACAGCACGAACCCCACCGCGACGACGACGAACCCGAGCACGGTGACTGGACCGACGCTGTGGCCGAGCACCACCCACCCGACCACGGCCGTCACCACGGGCACCGCGTAGGAGACAAGGTTGGCCCGGACTGGTCCCACGACGTCGATGAGTTCGAAGTAGAACGGGTAGGCCAGCGCCGTCGCGACGACGCCCACGTAGAGAATTGAAACTACGAGCGTCGACGTGTCCGGGAGCACCTGCGACTCTCCGAGGAGACTACTGAGAACGTGGAGGAGAACTGCGCCGAGGACGAGCCCCCAGGCCGTCTCCGCGAGCGCGTCGAGTCCGGAGTCCAGACGGCTCACGAGCACGCTCCCGAGCGCGAGGTTGGCGGCCCCGACGAGCACCAGTAATTTGCCGAGCGCTCCGCCCGTGAGTGCGGCGAACGACGGCTGGACGACGATGCCAACCCCCACCAGACCGAGCGCGAGGCCGAGGAACTCGACACTGTCGAGGCGGTCGGACGGGAGGAGGCCGCGCGCGAACCCCGTCGCGATGACCGGGGCCGTGCTGAAGAGGATGGACGCGACCGCTCCGGTGGTGTACTGCTGGCCGGTGAACAGGAAGGCGTTCATGAACGCCGCGACCAGCACGCCGTTCACAGCGACGCTCAGCACGTCGGCGCGGGTTCTCGGCAGCACGCGGTCCGATAGCAGGAACGCCAGCGGAACTGCGGTCACCGCGGCGACGTCGAGGCGGAAGGCCGCGAACAGGACCGCCGGGAGCGCCGTCAGCCCCACGTCGATGGCCACGTAGGCACCGCCCCAGGCGAGCACGACGACGGCGAACAGGACGACGGCGCGGTTCCGAGACACGCCGACGACAACGACCGCCACGACGAAGTGTGTTGGGCTCCCGGCACGCCGCCGGAGCTGCCGACGAAACGGCAAGACACTTTGTGTCGGGCGGCCGAATCGGCTGGCATGCCCGGCGACAGCGAGGACCCGAACGACGAGGTCCAGTACCACATCGAACTCGCAGAGGGGGACGTCGCGAACGCGGTGCTCCTCCCTGGCAACCCGGAGCGCCTCGACAAGATCACGCCGTTCTGGGACGACCACGAGGAGATGGCCTACCACCGCGAGTACCGCACCGCTACCGGTCGCTACGAGGGGACGCCCATCTCGGTCACCTCGACCGGCATCGGCTCCCCGTCGGCCGCCATCGCCGTCGAGGAACTCGCGCGGGTCGGCGCGGACACGTTCATCCGCGTCGGCTCCTGTGGCGCCCTCCAGGCCGACATGGACCCCGGGGACCTCGTCATCACGCGGGGCGCCGTTCGGCAGGAAGGGACCAGCGACGAGTACGTCCGCGAGGACTACCCCGCGGTCGCCGACCACGAGGTCGTCGCGGCGCTCGTCGCCGCCGCCGAGCGGCTCGGTCACGACTACCACGTCGGCCTCACGATGAGTTCGGACTCCTTCTACGCGGGCCAGGGACGGGCTGGGTTCGACGGCTTCGAGGCTGCGGGCAGCGACGACCTGGTCGACGAACTGAAGGCGGCGAACGTGAAGAACGTCGAGATGGAGGCGGCGGCCATCCTCACGCTCGCGAACATCTACGGCCTACGCGGCGGCGCCGTCTGCTCGGTGTTCGCCAACCGCGAGACCGGGGAGTTCCTCACGGAGGGCGAGACCACGGCGGCAGAGACGGCGAGCCTCGCGGTCCACCTCCTGGAGAAGATGGACCAGAAGAAGGCCGAAGCCGGCGTCGACCGGTGGCACGCCGGTCTGAGCCTGGAGTAGACAGCGACCCCGTCCACTCTACTGGTTCTACCGTTCGGGGTCGACGTCGTCCGAGAGGAAGATGCTGTCCTCGCCCGAGTAGAACGTGTCCAGGGCGCGGAGCGCGCCGATGTACGCCCCGATTGCGACGACGGTGACGGCCACGAGGAGGCTGAACGCGATGCCGATGAGTTCGGAGACCATACCTGGGGTCCACGGCGCTCGGTCTTCAAATGGCGGGTTGGACGTCTGCGCGTGGTCCTTCCAAACTCCTAAACCGGCTGCCGGAGTGCTACCGGTATGACTGACATCTGGGAGGACGGCGCCATCTCCGGGGCGTTCGCGACCGAGTTCGAGGACTGGGCGACGCGGAACGGCGCGGAGATAGAGACGTCGACCGACGAACAACTGTTCTGCGAGTTCCCGCCAACGGAGTCTCAGATACGGATGCGCGTCGGCCTCTACGAGGCCAACGGGCGACACCTCCTCCGGTTCGATACGGTCCGCGAGGAAGTGGAGCTGAAGCTCCTGACCGAGTTCGAAACGACCGAGAGCAAACTCATCCTCCAGTCCGACAAGTCCAGTCGAACGTTCTACCTCGACGTGCAGGCCAGCGAGTGGCGCATCGAGAAGCGACCCGTCGCGCAGTCCTGACCCGCGGCGGTCCAGCTACAGCGCGTCCCAGGCCTTCATCGCACGGGGCCACGACGTGATCTTCGCGATCCAGCGCGCGGCGGCCCCCTTCTTCAGCATCTTCGCGGGCGTGCTGTTGAACGTGCGGACCGGGGCGGAGATACCGTTGACCTCGACCTCGTGGGCGAGAGCCGTTTCGCCCACGGAGATGAGCGTCCCCTGGTCGTCGTACGTCCACGTCTTCAGCGGGCGGTCGTCGATGGCGCGGGCGATGTTCTCCGCGGCGACGTCGGCGGCCTGCCAGGCGGCCTGCGCGGTCGGCGGCGCGACGTCGTCGTCACCCTGGTCGACGAGCGAGCAGTCGCCGACGGCGAACACGCGCTCGTCCTCGGTCTGGAGGTTCGAGGCCGTGCTCAGGCGGTTGTGCTCGGCCTCAACGTCGACCTCGCCGAGTTCAGACGGGCCGGTGACGCCGCCGGTCCAGAGGAACACGTCGTAGTCGAGGTCGTCGCGCTCGTCGAACTGAAGGCTATCCGCTTCGGCGGCCGTAATCGGGTCGTCGGTGAGAATCTCGATGTCGCGGTCTTCGAGGCGGTGACGGAGCGCGCCCTGGATCTCGCTGTCGCCCGGTGGGAAGATCTCGGGCAGCGCTTCGACGAGCGTGATGTCGATGGGGGCGTTGCGGCGGTCGCGGAACTCCGCGAGTTCGCCGGTGCTCTGGATGCCGGAGAGACCGGCGCCGCCGACGACGACCTGCGCGGGGTTCTCGCGGGTCGCCTCGCGTGCTGCCTCTCGCACCTGCTCGTGAATCTCGAGGGCGTCGTCGAGGCTCTTCAGCGTGAGCGGGTGTTCGTCCATCCCGTCGATGCCGTACGTCGCGGTGTCCGAGCCGATGCCGACGAGGAGGTAGTCGTAGTCGACGTCCTCGCAGTCGGCGAGTTCGACGACGCGGTCGTCCGTGTCGACGTCGGTGACGGCGTCGTGGACGAACTGCGTCTGGCGGGACTTGATCTCCTCGACGGGGATCGTGATCTTCTCTTTCACGCCGGGGTCCCGGATGATGCGGTGTGCCTCGTGGAGGACGAGGTGGTAGTCAGTGTCGGAGATCCAGACGAGTTCGGTGCCGGAGTCCAGTTCGGATTCCAGTTTCGCTACGGCACCTGCGCCAGCGTACCCTGCGCCGAGAACGACGACTCTCGTGGTCATGACAAACGGTCGGGGGCCCTCGGATACAAAGGCTTTGAAACGCAGTCGGGCGGAGAGCTGTCAGTGAGCGGGCTCTTCGGCGGGCGCTTCCATCGAATCGATCTTCAGAATCAGGATGTTGCTCGTGTCGTCTTTCCCGTCGAGCGTGCCCGTGATGAGGAGCTTCGACAGCGGCGTCGGTCCGACGCGGAGTTCGTCGCCCTCGTGGAACTCCTTGACCGAGCCCCGGAGGTGTATCTCGGCGCGGCAGAGCTCCGGGTGGTGGACGCTCGTGAGGTCGATCTCCTGGACGTTCGCGTTCTCGAACTCCTCGCCCTCACAGAACACGGGAATCTCGGCGGTGGTGTCGAGTTGCTGGATCTCCAGGGCCTCGTAGGCGTTCGCGGTCGGCTTGTAGCCGCCCTTCGGTCCGGGGACGCCCTCCACCAGCTGGAGGGCTTTCAGGCTCTGCATCTGGTTACGGATGGTGCCCGCGTTCCGGTCTACCTCCCCGGCGATGTCCTCCCCCTTGATCGCCTCCTCGCGCTGCGTGTAGAGGTCGACCAGCGCCCTGAGGATGGTCTTCTGGCTAGAAGTCAGTTCGATTGATGACATGCTGTAGCATTCTCCACTGATTTTCTTAAAACCCCCGATGGCGGCGGTAGAACGGTAGACTTTACGGCACGTTAACCGAGCGTAGCGTATGGACGGAAACCGCGTGCTGGTCACGGGTGGCGCTGGGTTCATCGGGTCGAACCTCGCGAACCACCTCGCCGAGACCAACGACGTCGTGGCGCTGGACAACGGCTACCTCGGGACGGCCGAGAACCTCGACGACGCCGTCGAGTTCGTCGAGGCGGACGTTCTCGACGACGACCTCCCGACCGACGTGGACGTCGTCTTCCACCTCGCCGCGTTCTCCAGCCGCCAGATGCTCGAGGAGAACCCCCGACAGGGCGCCCGCGTCAACGTCGAGGGGTTCGTGAACGTCGTC
Encoded proteins:
- a CDS encoding ribose ABC transporter permease encodes the protein MTVRDRAQDAMVRLVNASGFERLLISLSALLLSILIGAVIILAAGRMTDCGSAVYTLAFPGSLVTGLVGGDALFSMGFCYDPFSVYDKLFLGALGDVLNNPTNGQFATTLAETTILMFTGVAVAIAFRAGIFNIGAQGQLVVGALLTAVVLVYVAPAFSGLGVVATLVLLPFGLLLGALGGGAYGALPGALKAYADANEVITTIMLNFVATSVALYLVSDHFKDPESFADQTVAIPDFSLFPSMLFRARDDFSLVALGIGVLTLVGIWYVLTRTSFGYDVRTSGLQPDAAEYGGVDADRTIVSSMALSGALAGVGGAVYVLMILGNFQTGVPSYGFDGITVSILAGNNPLGVGFAAFLFGVLKSGSIVVQVGSDVPPELVGVLRGLIILFVAMPEFFRMAGRKFYSVQPTGNRAVAADGGGGHDE
- a CDS encoding ribose ABC transporter permease; its protein translation is MVTMSEASIRGRAGSAVRNARERLFEGRSPLQQIVIAVSLFAGVALLAGGIFAPNSTASDLLTILFADSTLAATLRLSVPIAFAALGGIFAEKSGVINIGLEGLLIISAFTGIWATDITGSVWLGLLGGIVASTLLAGLFAVVCIEFRADQIIAGLAVWLIALGLAPFASSVVYGGTTTVSVPTFQTLPNMNVPVLSALVTTPLGFVVELPVFGVLDLESSLVGIPFFGALFDANPTVYLMFAAVALSWYTLNRTAFGRWVVASGENPKALDTAGVNVHRVRYAAVLLSGVLAGVGGAALALGIGQFTGNGPTMVNGKGFIAIVAYLFGNYNPIGAFLSTMLFAGLDAVQLTLQARDVFQVPRPLVRTIPYVTVIIVLALFGRTRLPEAAGDNYESGEGE
- a CDS encoding cytidine deaminase encodes the protein MDEADLLSAARDSLDDAYVPYSEYPVGAAIETADGEVYVGCNIENANYSNSLHAEEVAIGEAIKDGHREFERLVVTSAERDAVTPCGMCRQTLAEFCDDELPVLCDAGEDFERYTLGELIPDTITPQMLGK
- a CDS encoding transporter, giving the protein MSRNRAVVLFAVVVLAWGGAYVAIDVGLTALPAVLFAAFRLDVAAVTAVPLAFLLSDRVLPRTRADVLSVAVNGVLVAAFMNAFLFTGQQYTTGAVASILFSTAPVIATGFARGLLPSDRLDSVEFLGLALGLVGVGIVVQPSFAALTGGALGKLLVLVGAANLALGSVLVSRLDSGLDALAETAWGLVLGAVLLHVLSSLLGESQVLPDTSTLVVSILYVGVVATALAYPFYFELIDVVGPVRANLVSYAVPVVTAVVGWVVLGHSVGPVTVLGFVVVAVGFVLLNRATFVDLLTSRASGA
- a CDS encoding uridine phosphorylase is translated as MPGDSEDPNDEVQYHIELAEGDVANAVLLPGNPERLDKITPFWDDHEEMAYHREYRTATGRYEGTPISVTSTGIGSPSAAIAVEELARVGADTFIRVGSCGALQADMDPGDLVITRGAVRQEGTSDEYVREDYPAVADHEVVAALVAAAERLGHDYHVGLTMSSDSFYAGQGRAGFDGFEAAGSDDLVDELKAANVKNVEMEAAAILTLANIYGLRGGAVCSVFANRETGEFLTEGETTAAETASLAVHLLEKMDQKKAEAGVDRWHAGLSLE
- a CDS encoding NADH dehydrogenase, with amino-acid sequence MTTRVVVLGAGYAGAGAVAKLESELDSGTELVWISDTDYHLVLHEAHRIIRDPGVKEKITIPVEEIKSRQTQFVHDAVTDVDTDDRVVELADCEDVDYDYLLVGIGSDTATYGIDGMDEHPLTLKSLDDALEIHEQVREAAREATRENPAQVVVGGAGLSGIQSTGELAEFRDRRNAPIDITLVEALPEIFPPGDSEIQGALRHRLEDRDIEILTDDPITAAEADSLQFDERDDLDYDVFLWTGGVTGPSELGEVDVEAEHNRLSTASNLQTEDERVFAVGDCSLVDQGDDDVAPPTAQAAWQAADVAAENIARAIDDRPLKTWTYDDQGTLISVGETALAHEVEVNGISAPVRTFNSTPAKMLKKGAAARWIAKITSWPRAMKAWDAL
- a CDS encoding TrmB family transcriptional regulator; the encoded protein is MSSIELTSSQKTILRALVDLYTQREEAIKGEDIAGEVDRNAGTIRNQMQSLKALQLVEGVPGPKGGYKPTANAYEALEIQQLDTTAEIPVFCEGEEFENANVQEIDLTSVHHPELCRAEIHLRGSVKEFHEGDELRVGPTPLSKLLITGTLDGKDDTSNILILKIDSMEAPAEEPAH